Sequence from the Fusarium oxysporum Fo47 chromosome VI, complete sequence genome:
GAAACAAGACGGATATTGTTGTTATGCAGGTCTCTCAACAATGGTTCAATACAGTAGCAGCGAGGACAAAAAGAGGCTTTCCGATCTGCGTCACgttcagatgatgaaggaggagcaAGATGTGGGAGGGAAGGCAGAATTAAAGAACAACAGAGGATGGGCTATTGATACCTCTTTCAGataaaggaaagaaaaggaaagagGGGGATAGCATTGCGTGTCTCCGAAGAGGGCCGACAACCGAGAGAAAGGCGAGAGAGAGGAAGCTCTACTGCTACATCAAAGGCAGCACGAGACCTGCCGTGATGTTGATCCAACTCAGCATCTACTGGCGCATCGATATGAACCACTGGCGACCCTCCACTAGTGGccagagatggaagagaagggCAGACGCCGAGCCACTCACCGAGGAACGTCACCATACCAAGGTTCAGTCCGGCGTCAAGCTTGGCCCAAAGTTGTAAGCTGTTGCACAGTGAGTGGTTGCTCTGTTGTTTACGCGTTCAGCTACGGGCTATCGGCTGCAACAGTACAATACAACTACACAGTAACTGTTGCTGTTGAAATGCGGGGTTGATGCTTCAGGAACTGGTTTGATAGAAGCGGATTAATTACATGTTGATCCAAGATCCCGAGAGTTTAGTCGCCTAGTTAGTACCATGTAAGTGACAGTGACAAAGGTTAGCCAATTCGAGTTGTAATCAACGTGACGCTGTTGGTGCCTCGGGATTGGCAACCCCTCATTCTTCTGTAACTGCAACCACCAAAGACCTCTTACAGCATCGCACAGTACAATATTAGGGACGGTTCCTATTCTTGACTGGCTAGACCGGCTTCAATTCTTCAATTATAGCAATTCTCTCAAAGCTATAATAAGAATCAACGTTTTCTATGTTTATTTGACTTGTTCTGCAATTCATATCCACTTGAATAgagctccagctccagctgcaGTGTAGCTTTAAGCTTTGGACTTGCTTACGCTTGAAAATGAGGGGCTGGCCACGTCCAAAAGCAATTCATGTGGAAGTGGCTGCAGCTACGGCAGGTGTGAAACAGTCACAAGCTCACAAGCTCAATCTCCtctcaaagccaaggccTGGGCTCTCGTGTTTTTTCTACACCAGAGTTGAGAGGTTGTTGTTGGGCGAACGTGGAATGAATGCTTCAACGTATGACGCTACCGACGGTAATACACGGGAGCTATCTGATAGGCTAGATTTATCTATCTATCAATGAATGCTTGTCAACATTCGGTGTTTGAAAGTGACATGGTAGTAGGAGATATCATTTCGAAGAGCTTTTAAGATAATGAAGTCTATGCGAGCTATAAAGAGTAGAGACTTCAACTGTAGGTACGTGTCTGCAATTTACCGCTCGTACTACCGCCGCAACCCAGGACCGGCTTTCCATTATACAGCGCCTGCGGAGCATTTTATACCAGAACTCAACTCCGGTTCCGGGCCGGGATTAATATCAGATGCAAAAGAGTCGTCCCCTGAAAGCGAGGCGTCAAtgtgcttcttcttctgatgCTGCATCTTGCATGTGCTAGCTATGGCATCTGATTTGCTTTTGTTGCCTGCTAAAAGCCGGATACATCCCACTCGGCAGGTGATAAGATGCTGTATAGACACGAGAATTATCCTGGGCCTCTTGTTGGTTAGTTGTGCAGCGCAATAGTCAAGCCTCGCCAACAAAAGATATCGATGCTCAACAGCAACTGGACCTGATCCATCAGCGCGGCTCGTAGTGGATACAGGCGTCAACACTGCCGATTGAGGCTCCACAGGGCTACGGCTACAGAGAGTCTATTCAATGGACTCTATCGCTGCAAACCCCTGATCTCTCTTTGCTCATTGCTACCCCTCCAAAGGTTCTATGCTTTGAGATATCAACACAATGGCCAGACTATCCTTAAATCGCGCgtcaaaaaaaaaacctgTTCTATCATACCTAGAAACATCCAATTCTCAAACCTTACAGCTGCATACAGAGCTGTTTAATTCCCGGCTAGCCTAGACCCTATTTCCGTCCCACCCCCGGCCGTCATCAGGAACCAAGCAAGGGTCGTCTCGAACTAGGACATTGAAGTCCTGACATGATGCAAGGATACCAAAGTTACGACATTCTTTGCGCTTAGCTTGGCTGTTGTCTAATTAAAGCCGCAACACTGGCCCGTTCATGTTTGATATCCTCGGTTATGGTGTGAAAAACTTCATGCGACGGGCTGTGTAAACACGTCACTTTTCCAGGAATCCGAGGAAGATATCCGTAGATGGGGTGAAGATTGGCTAAGTAGATCAAGGGTATTCACTCATCTAAACCATGACTATGAGTTCATGTCGTGGCAGACTGATGTCGCATTTCACATGTAAACTGTCTTGACTCTCTCAACAACAGGTGACCAAACCGTTCATAACGGCCCGTTTCTCACAAGATATGTAATGCAACGCGAAGGCGCTCAACAACAGACATACATCAGAGTACGGCTAGGGCGGTTAGGATGGGTCTTAGAACAAGAGCCTCAACTTGAGATAGTGTCCATTTACAAGGCTACCTATTCATCTAGTTAGTGGAGTCTCTGGAAATTCTAGGCGTGGTCGATCAAGGGCAACACTCACTCATTGGATTCTTACGAGTCCGGCGCAGGTCCCGAGGAAGTATATTCCGAGGAGGCACCAATTTTCGGAGTCGTCATTACCGATAAGCAGACCGCTAACACATCCTTCACCTCTACGGGGCCATATCTTATCATAGCAGAGATTCAATTGCAAAATAAACATGTGAATTAGGTTGGGGTTTCAACAAGACTCGATAGTCTGGATCGTGTCTCCAAAATTGGAGTTGAGACATGGAAAATTTTCATCATGGAACCCCAACCCCCAAAGATTTAGCCCTAGCAACTTGAACCCCAAAATCTCGAGATTCTTGCATATGACGAAGAGCAGGGAGTGCGCGGGGCCCCTTATGCTCTATGGCATCTCCGGTTTATTCGGTCCTATCTGCCTATAATCTACTCCGTAGATAGCTTGGGGGAACTGGCACAGATGGTTAGGCTGTGATATCATGGGAGACTATTTGGAGCATTTGGGGGTTCTGGTCTGCCCATCCTACATGCAAGATGCCATCTTGAGCCACAGCAGCCTCACCATAATCCTCTCAAGAAGCACGTCATTAGACATGTAGAAAGTAGACAAACATGATGTTGAGCCATTAACCCCcatctttgtcttgtcttgaagaCCTCATCATATCAATCACCCCATAGCACGGCAAGGAACGGGTATCGACGCCTCGATAGAGTTGActtccatctccaacagGGTTACTCCAACACTCCATCTCGAAGATGGTCCCCCAGATGTCTCCGCCAAGATCACCCGACTTTTACTATTTGTTGCCAGATATTATTCCTCGCCGAGAATCACACCTCGACGAAAAGAGACGCCGTAAATGTTTGAGACTGTTTGGGCGGAAATGCAAAACTCGCAAGGTCGTATCCTCAGATAACATCATGATGAGTGGTTGGCTACCTCACCCGGCTTTAGATGTGCGAGAAACACAGCCTGCTCTCAGTGACCTGTAGAATCACATTATTAGTCTCTGCCTGTCCACATCCCGACTTATTTCTTACGCCTAATCCATGTCTTAGAACCCCACGGCTGAGCTTGCCAAGCTATACTGAATTGTTCCTCAATCACCGGACTTCAAGTTGCGGAAGTGCATTTCTCTCCCCTGTCAGCGATCCATGTACACAGTCTCAGTCTAGATCCACAAGGCATCTCTCCAACGGCATCTcattgatttgattgacGGTGATGCTTGAGTTTGCAAACCTGTCTACGATAACTGGCCGGCAACTAACCGAGCCGAACGGACTGAGTATAGAGCCCTTCGGATTGCGAGATGTAACAACGTGCATGCTCCGAATTGCCTCGTCATTACGCAAGATCTCCCTGAGAACAGGGTTTCGAGCGAAACGGCATTACTTAATTCACACCCAGTTTAAATGCCTCCATTCAGGGTCCAATAGATAGTTGTAGGCGGTGGTCTAGGAGTTGAGGCGAAGCATTTTGTGTGATATATCCGAGGTTATGGTGACAAAGGCTTGTCTCGACTTGTATCGCGCTTTTCAGATGGACATTACATACACCGCTTGGCAGTTAGCCAGCCACGTAGAATCAACAAGTTCTTGAAACACCATAACCGAACAATACCGCGGGTATGCCATTGACATAAAAACTGGATGACGTGTTAGGATGAGAATATtatgatatcaagaagaggATCATTATTGCTCCTGCTGAATTACACTCGGCCCATGTCCGAGGGAGTGGAAGATGGATCCCGAGTAAAGTGATCAAATATGGACTCGATATGCAAGATATTATTCTCTTTTCAGACATGAAAAGGTCCGAAAACTTGACTATGGTTTGCTCTGTTGTTCAAAGCTGTCTGAGACTCAAATAGGACATATTTGTGAAAGGTTAGGTATGCTGACTTCGCCGCAGAATCTAATCTTCCTTTCAGATCACTTACACGTTGCAGTGTAGGTACTTAGTTTTGCTTAGACCAACCCATCATCCAGAATATTTATAGACTTCTATCAAGCTTCTTTTATATGCACAATCCGATACTAGCTCCATCGAAGTTATAATAGACATGGATAATTAATGATCGGTGCCGCATCCCCCGCATACGAATCGATCCAATGTCAAAATCCCCACCATCGCCAGGCGCACCAGTTCGCACTGTGTGTTCGCCACAATCTTGGGCATCTGTGCACAGTAATCGGGTTATCTCTCGCACTAATGGAGGTTTCGTTGCGGCTCCGATATAGAACTTTTTTGCGACACTGCGGAAGCGGTTTTCCAACAACATAAAAAGGCCAGACAATGCCAAAACGAAAGCGCGGGGAGCCCAATCTTGGGGATAAGCTTGAAAAGCACTGTAATGATGTCTCAAAGGCACTCAAGGCTGCAAAGGGCCTAGAGCGCCAGCGATATAGTAAGAGACTTCatgaagatggagttgagCCTGATAAGAAGGAAAGACTGGAACGAGAGGTGACGGTCTTGAAGGTGAGTCTTTACAAGGCGCGTTGTCTCAATTGATAGTCTCCTAACGAGAATTATCTAGTCTCTTGACCTTCATCAAACAGCGCGCGCTCACCTCTACTCGTCGatcctcaaagtcaaagaccttGCTGCATCCACCGACCTCCCCGAAGAGATTCGCACCGGCGTTCCCAAACCCGAGCTTACTCCCGAAGAACAGGCTGCGCTACACAATGTTACCAGTGCACTATATAATCGTGAACTCGTCAAACAAGCCATCACCCGCGCCATCACCACCTTCTGCCAGGCCCTCGACGTCCCTCTACCCGGAAAGGCGAAACGCGTACGAaagtccaagaaggaagagaaagggGAACAACCGTCCGATAGGATAGAAGGGGAGCCTAAGGCTGAGGCTAGAGCTAATAAGGAAGACGTGCGAGCGTcaattgagaaggaggatgaggttgaagaggaagagtcGGAATTCGAGGGGTTCTCAGATCATGACGATCCTGTTCAGGAACCTGAAGAGCTTGacagtgaagatgaagcgAAGGAAGAGAAATCTTTATCCAAGTATGATCACTTGCTAGGCGACTCTTCCGATtctgaagacgaagacgattTCGACGATGAGAGATTCGAACGCTTCAAGGGCAAAGAGAAGGTCAATCTCGACGACATATCCGTTTCTGGCTCAGATACCGCACCAGCGCTTGGTTCCGAatcagaggaagaagaagacgatgaagaagaagaagaagaactctcTGTCTCAGCTTCGCCCTCGCCACctccagccaagaagaagaagagcaaggacAAGGCATCAGCACCCGCTCGTCCTCGTGACTCGACCTTCCTACCCACACTCATGGGTGGTTACATCTCAGGTTCTGAGTCCGCCTCCGACGTTGATGTTGCCCCAGCAAAGAAACGTCGCGGCCAACGAGCCCGCCAGGCAATTTGGGAGAAGAAATTTGGTAACAAGGCCAAGCACTTACAAAAGCCTGCTTGGGAAACACAACGCGGCCGTGATTCTGGATGGGATGGTAAGCGTGGTGCTGTAGAGCCAGGAGATGGCCCGCGAACGCCCTGGAAGAAGGGCATTCGCAATCCTTTTGCGGCCAGGCAAGGCGGTAGTGCCGGAGCGGAGAGCAAGCCTGAGGTGAAGAGGCCGCCTCCaaagaaggatgatgaaggacCATTGCATCCTAGCTGGGCAGCGAGGAAGCAAGCAAAGGATGCAGAGAAGACAGCGGCATTTGCGGGATCCAAGATTACATTTGACTAGGCGTACTCTATATATAGCGATACCAGGAGTAATAAAAGTTTATTTCCTAAAGAATATTCTCTATGATGTTTCGGAGGTCTTTCTAGCATGCACATACACTGGTAAGCCACCCTCCATCGGAAGAGTCAAACTACTTTTGCTCACTCTCTCGCCTTCGAAAGCAGGTTTGAAGTCAAACAGAGGTACCAGCCTCGCCAATGTCTGCACAGCAACCAACtgtgccatcttcttccccaGGCATACTCGAGGTCCACCATTGAAGACAGGAAACTCGGCTGCTGAACGCTGCATAACTGTCACATCACCAGATGGAGACGTAGTTAGCCATCGCTCTGGGCGGAACTCATCTGCATCAGGACCCCAAGTTGTGTGAGAGCGGCCCATTGCCCAAGCACACCATAACACGACAGCACCTTTTGGGAGGAATGTTCCATCGGGAAGGATCGTTTCTTGCTGAGCTTGTTTGATTTCGAAGGGAATGGGAGGTCGAAGGCGGAGGGTTTCGTAGAAGATTGCTAGGACGTAGGGGAGTCGTACCGGGGTAAGAAGTTTAGGGTCGTTCTCAGAGTGATCTTGGTCTCTGACTTCATCTCGTAGGTCTTGGATCGACTGGCATAGCTTGTTGGTCACTTCTGGGTGCTTCATGAGCAAATATAGCGTCCACGTAAGTGCCTGAGCAACGGTATCTCTCCCTGCCGAAAGATAATTCAGTGCAGCATCTGCTACAAGGTCGCCGTCGCCAATTGCATCCAATAAAGACTGAATGAGACTTCCTGGCGCATCGGACTGAGTCTTTCCCTCCGTTTCCTCGCGATCAGCCACTGCGCTCTTGACGATCCGCTGCCCATACGCCTTGACAGTTCTAATAGAACGTCGCATTCGAGTTCCAAAGAACATTTCTGTCACAAACCATAGTGGGTTCTGGAACCTTTCGGCTGTAGCTCCTGAAGCATGCTCAAAAGCAACAGTAAAATCATCGTCGGCGTGCATCTCCATGTTGTATGCCATTCGTCCCATGAGCTGCGTCGTCACTTCGTGGATCACGGCCTGTAAGTCCACTACGTTTCTCTCGGcttccttgcccttgagaaCGTGAATGGCATGTTCTAGGTACTCTGGTAATCGGTCACTCGTCAGAGTCTTCAAAGCAGCTGTGGAGAGAAATCGTAGACCAGCCTTGCGCTGCAGGCGCCAGAACTCGCCGTCCACATTGATGATGCCATGACCGAATAAGTCCCAAGATCgctttttgaagaattctcCCTTTTCAAAGATTCCCTCATGGCGGAAGATGAACTCTAGGTTCTGGGGATTGTTGATAATGACACCAGGTGGGAGAGTAGGAACAGTGATATGGAGAGTTTCATAGCCATACAGACGCTCGCAGCGATGGAACCAGGAAAAGAGACGTTGGCGAGGCTGAAGGAACATGATACCATTCCCTACCAGTGGTAGTGAGTTTGGAGGTTTTCTGGCTGACTGTTAGTAAGGTACCTATATGTAATAAAGTGGCATGATGAGTGAGCATAGGGTATGTGAATTGAGTGTACCAACCTAAGAGGTTTGCCATTGCGCGTGGGCTTTGGTGATTTCTTTCCTAATAAATATAGAAATAAAAGGAGTGTTGTTGATAGAACAATAGGCTGTTCCAAGACGAAGCTGAGATAATCCATTGTCGTCTTGACTGTGACTATGGGTTGCAAGGTTGAAGTTGTCTCAGTCCACACGCGCTATCATGATGCAACCTTGAATCCACACATCAACCACAAACTATTATATTGAGCATAAATATTCACATGAGCACATCATACCTTAGTGATTGTTCTATCAAAGTTTTCCGTTGGTGTTGTAAATATTGACTTTTGGACGTATTCGCATATAGTGTAAGCAAAGAGGGCTGTGTTTTCGCTCCCTCGTATTCGTCACGAGAAATGCGATGGACAACCACTCTAGTAACCTAACCAATATATTCAAGATATCCTAAGACTTTCAGTCGGAACGTGATTCTATCCGTCGGTCCAATTTACGTACACCTCAACCGAGGCATGACGTTTACCTAGAGAAGCATGAACCAACGAGGTTTCAGCGTTCGTTTCATGAACGAGATCATAGAAGTTATCACAGGCAATCACTACTAGTTACCACTTTTCCTCCATCTTGAGAAACAGTCAACGCTTATAAATATCGACGTATCCCAGAAAAGACAAGTGAGAACCTTGTTAAATTATCACTTgaacagaagaagcagctcATATCATTCAATGACTTTTTATTCATCTCGGCATATCCTCAACGTCCCCCTCGCTTGGGTAACCCCTCCAAACCATATTTGAGACATTACTGTGACATCTACTACCTTGGCTACTACTGCATTTTGGTGCCACAGCTGCATAAACAAATTCCTCTTCCCACAACAACTTGTTCTGTCCTCTATTATTCTCTCctctcaccatcatcattaCCATTTTTCGCATTCCCCCCCATTATTTATCCAACCCCTGCATCTAAACCTGCAGCTCCCCTAGCCCTGGCATCAAGATAGCGTCATCGATTAAGCTCACGCGGCCGAACGAGATAACAGATATTGGCGATTGAACACGTCAACGACATTCTATTCCTCTGTAGCGACATCAATTGGATGTGCCTGATATTAATCTTCCATTCAAGCATACTAAACTAACCGCTGTATCGCTCAATCGCTTTTCTGCAGCTCATTTATCCCATTCCCCCCCGCCTGACAAAGTGTTGGGGATATAAGCGCCAGCCACCTTTCACGACAAATAGCTTCATCAGAGCAGTCATGTCAGCTCCAAGCACATTTGGAGAGCTGGGTCTCTCcatcatcggcatcagcgCCGAGTACCCACCACATTCCCTAGACTATACTTGCCTCAACACCCTTAGTGACAGATTCTATCCCGATACACCTTCGTGAGtcccaccaccaccaacatgCCTCCCTCAGTGGCTAATAGGTCATGATAGTATGCAAAAAGTCCTCGGAATCAACAGATATACCGGAATTGACACACGGTCGTCCATTGGAACACCCGACCACCCAGCTGTTAACAAGAAAGATGCGCCCTCAATAGCAGAGCTCCACACTCTGTTTCTCTCCGATGGTGTTCCTCTCGCGATTCGAGCCGCTCGAAAGGCCATTGACGAGGCCAAGATTGACACAAGATTCATTACCCACATAGTCGCCACAACATGTACAGACAGCGCAAACCCGGGTTTCGACCACTTTGTCGCAAAAGGTCTGGGCATAACGCATGGTGTAGAGAAGGTCTTGCTTCATGGTGTTGGTTGCAGCGGTGGACTAGCAACTCTCCGAACAGGTGCGAACCTAGCTCTTGGTCATAAAGCACGCGGTTTGCCCGCGCGCGTTCTGTGTGTAGCACTTGAGGTTAGTACCACTATGGTACGTAGTGAGCTAGATAGCATCAACGAGCTGCAGCAGACAAGAATAGGTGCATGCCTTTTTTCAGACTGTGGTAGTGCCGCTGTGTTGAGCAACGGTATCGGTGAACCTTCTGAACCGGTATATGACCTCCTCGGCTGGGACCACAGGACCATACCAGATACTGAGGATGACTTGGGGTTTGATGTTGACCCAGTCGGTAAGGCTTCAATACCTCCATAGTGTTTTTTCAAGACCGAAACTGACAGAATGATAGGCTGGAAAGTTGTTCTCACACCTCGTGTTCCCAAGCTCACTGCTGCCTCAATTGGCCCAGCTTTCAACGACCTCAAGGTATCTCTGCCTCAACTCCCTCCAGACTACCAGAAAGCAGCCGACTTCGACTGGGCGATGCACCCTGGCGGCGCTACCATCCTTTCCGGCGCTGAGAGAGCCATGGAAATTACACCAGAACACCAACGGGCAAGTTACGACACATACATCAATCATGGCAACTCAAGTTCAGCTACCATCTTCAGTGTCATGGATCGCCTACGTTCGAAAGATATGGATGCCATGGCGCCTGACGGACGAGTTCGTGACTATGTCGTTGGTTGTGCTTTCGGTCCTGGTATCACAGTTGAGATGTGCATGTTGAAGCGGAATATGTCTCATGGCGCAGGCCTGCCTGGCCTACAAACTCCACCAGAGACACCGGCTGAAACGGAGTCTGAGCCAAGTGAAATCGGGGACGGAGATGGTGAGTGGGGCCGTGAGTTGAGCGGAGATCCGGCCGAGTCGCCGGATCAGTATGCATTGTTTGTGGCCGACTCGTTGGAGCATCTAGATCTAGATTAGCATGGAGTTGTGGAACAAGGTTAATTATCATCCAGTTCGAGGGCGTCGGTTGACAGTAGTTAGAAGCAAGCAACAAAAGAGTGGAGGTTACGTGACTATGTACACTTGTACGTCTACCACAAAGCGTGTTCTAATACTGTGACCCCCAATTCGCTTTCGGTTACACATAGAATTATTAAGTGCGGATAGCTCGAACCATAATTACTATGCTACCAGTTGTCACGACCTCGTTCCGAGCAGGCTATGAGGATTGTGGCGGTCTGAGGAGTACAACGGAAATTTTCTCCTATTGCGTTACCTGCAAGATCGTCTGCAAGCAAGTGTAGCTAGCAGAGGCATTACACCAAGGTGGGAAGTTAACTTTGCATCATCCGAATAGAAAGAAAGCCGTTGCCAAGCCTCAGCCTTTGCCGAATACATTGCCGGTTTGAGAGAGCGGTCCGTTCTTGTTCCTGCATGATGGATGAATGTGAAGCGCGCCCTGTTAAAACAACCAACAGGTGGTGTGTTGATCAAATCAGGAATGAGGATCGGCGAACTCGTCAACATACCCAGATATCCTCGTTACCTATTGTGTGCTTGTTTGTTCAGTGACTGGACAGTCTCGACTGATGGGTTATTACCCGGCGGAGCAATGTTGTCTGCTCATTGGCCTCAAATACGATGACGATAGCCCTGATACGCCTAACTGCAGAAGAAATTGGGCTTTCATCAACAAATTCGCTTGATGACTCTTAATGCTTGTCCCGCCCTGACTTTGACGCCAACCGCGGTAGTATAGACTGGGGTCAAGAAGCGTTAGTTGCATGTaaggggaaaagaaagaggggTCCTATCCTATAGGATGTTAAAAGGCGTAAATGACAGATCAGACAGACGCATCAAAGACTAATGAGAAGGTCCCTAGAATGGCTTTCAAATCAAAGATAATCACCAGCCAAAGACCTGACCCTGGTCACTCGAGTCGAGATGCCGGATTGAAGTTGGACTGCTAAGATTTTTTCGACACATGAGCGCTCAAGTTCAGTTATCGAGCCACTCTGACGTAGCGAAGAGCGCCCAAGCTCATCGTCCTCGAGGCTGAGATATGGTTCAGCGAAGGGGCCTCATATTCCTCAAAGTTCACGCTCTGCGTACCGAGGCTAGTGGAGCTCCTGGTAACAAGATATGTTCATGTACCGGTACTAGACAGGGGGTGTTTCTCCAGCATTTTGATCTGATCATATAAGAGCCTTGTCGCTTAGGTTAATCCTTTCCCGAAATCCGAGACTGACAAAAGCGCCGCCAGCTTTGACACTGAACGCTATGCCATGTGGTCGGTTAAAGATCAGCACATAGTTAAGGTGACATCCGCGAGAAACAGCCTCGAAGTGGATTAGCTGCCGCCAAGATGTCAACTCACGAGGATGAACAAGGAACTTGCCGCGCCAACTTACAGCGCTTGAGCAATGACGACTCATCAAGTGGATTCTGCCCCGTATTTTCTTTCAGCTTGGACTTACTAACAAAGTGGGCGAAACGATCCTCAACCTCGTGGCATCGACAAGGCTAAAGACTTCTGAGTCCTCATTCTTGAAACATGCTTCCATGCTGTATGCTGTAGGGATGGCTGGGGCCTCGGGAGACAAAAAGCTTGACTAGGCAGGGTCATCCCACGAGTTCCAAGGCATTTTGACAGCCACCGGCTGACGAAACAATGGTGAGCCCAATCGGAAGGGATTCAAAGACGAGGGCGTCCCGAAACAGGAACTCGTCTCGATACTGTATGAAGCACCCTGTGGCTTGCAGGTTTGACGGAGGCCCCACCCACACTAGCATGGTAGTTAATGAAGTTTCCCGCAGATGGTCGATGAAGGTACACCTAATCTCTACATGATACAAGCTCGATTTGCGGTCGTATGAGAGGTGAAGCACGTATCGAGGGTTTAAGCTCTTGTGCACGGCGCGCAAGACGGGGGTTGCTGACCCGGCCGTGGGGAAGAGGCTTGAGCCCAAATTCGAGAACCGAAGCTTTATACTTGTGGCTGTCGATAGGTAGCTCCTAGACGCCATAAAAAAGAAACCTTCGTCCATAACCTGCAAGTTCTGactcaagatcgaggatGGCCAAGAGGAGTTGCTAATGTCTCTCCATCCTTGAAACTTTTGTGATGCGTGTCATGGCCCAGAAGAGTATTCTGAGCGTAAGGCGTGGGACGTGTGCGATACCGGACTGTTCGGATCAGGGCCACGCTACATAGGCCTAGTTGATGTCTAGTCAGGGCCTTGTCAGGTAACTAGTAGGGTGGGTTGTATGCCCCTTGAGTAACTTGACGGCGTGCAGGTGAGGAGTCTCCGCCAAGAGGGCATCAAAACTGTGACTATGAAGCTAGGCGTGCGGCGTGATAAGAGGACAATGTCCAAAGGAAGCTAGAG
This genomic interval carries:
- a CDS encoding Bud-site selection protein, which encodes MPKRKRGEPNLGDKLEKHCNDVSKALKAAKGLERQRYSKRLHEDGVEPDKKERLEREVTVLKSLDLHQTARAHLYSSILKVKDLAASTDLPEEIRTGVPKPELTPEEQAALHNVTSALYNRELVKQAITRAITTFCQALDVPLPGKAKRVRKSKKEEKGEQPSDRIEGEPKAEARANKEDVRASIEKEDEVEEEESEFEGFSDHDDPVQEPEELDSEDEAKEEKSLSKYDHLLGDSSDSEDEDDFDDERFERFKGKEKVNLDDISVSGSDTAPALGSESEEEEDDEEEEEELSVSASPSPPPAKKKKSKDKASAPARPRDSTFLPTLMGGYISGSESASDVDVAPAKKRRGQRARQAIWEKKFGNKAKHLQKPAWETQRGRDSGWDGKRGAVEPGDGPRTPWKKGIRNPFAARQGGSAGAESKPEVKRPPPKKDDEGPLHPSWAARKQAKDAEKTAAFAGSKITFD
- a CDS encoding thiolase-like protein, which codes for MSAPSTFGELGLSIIGISAEYPPHSLDYTCLNTLSDRFYPDTPSYTGIDTRSSIGTPDHPAVNKKDAPSIAELHTLFLSDGVPLAIRAARKAIDEAKIDTRFITHIVATTCTDSANPGFDHFVAKGLGITHGVEKVLLHGVGCSGGLATLRTGANLALGHKARGLPARVLELDSINELQQTRIGACLFSDCGSAAVLSNGIGEPSEPVYDLLGWDHRTIPDTEDDLGFDVDPVGWKVVLTPRVPKLTAASIGPAFNDLKVSLPQLPPDYQKAADFDWAMHPGGATILSGAERAMEITPEHQRASYDTYINHGNSSSATIFSVMDRLRSKDMDAMAPDGRVRDYVVGCAFGPGITVEMCMLKRNMSHGAGLPGLQTPPETPAETESEPSEIGDGDGEWGRELSGDPAESPDQYALFVADSLEHLDLD
- a CDS encoding cytochrome P450, which gives rise to MDYLSFVLEQPIVLSTTLLLFLYLLGKKSPKPTRNGKPLRKPPNSLPLVGNGIMFLQPRQRLFSWFHRCERLYGYETLHITVPTLPPGVIINNPQNLEFIFRHEGIFEKGEFFKKRSWDLFGHGIINVDGEFWRLQRKAGLRFLSTAALKTLTSDRLPEYLEHAIHVLKGKEAERNVVDLQAVIHEVTTQLMGRMAYNMEMHADDDFTVAFEHASGATAERFQNPLWFVTEMFFGTRMRRSIRTVKAYGQRIVKSAVADREETEGKTQSDAPGSLIQSLLDAIGDGDLVADAALNYLSAGRDTVAQALTWTLYLLMKHPEVTNKLCQSIQDLRDEVRDQDHSENDPKLLTPVRLPYVLAIFYETLRLRPPIPFEIKQAQQETILPDGTFLPKGAVVLWCAWAMGRSHTTWGPDADEFRPERWLTTSPSGDVTVMQRSAAEFPVFNGGPRVCLGKKMAQLVAVQTLARLVPLFDFKPAFEGERVSKSSLTLPMEGGLPVYVHARKTSETS